The Mycobacterium paragordonae genome includes a region encoding these proteins:
- a CDS encoding cytochrome c oxidase assembly protein → MDSDVARTSSVRTAALAGGFVAVLVFVAVAVAGYGLVSGPRRYAEAGNPYPGAFVSAAEPAGYFIASLLGALCLGALLLVVVTARPESDGLIDGPAFRIHLVAERVSLAWVLAAAAMVVIQASHDTGVRAGALLSSGAVFDAIGVSEMARAWIVVAVFALPVAITLRLNTRWLGHAVLLVPTVIGVVATAVTGNAGEGPDHDYATSAAIVFAVAVAGLTGLKAVAALTRTSPNRAVQVLQVGFGALAVTYGGMLLYLLLPDWTFGSDFARLGLIAGALVTVVWLSDCWSLRRALPPFAGTAGALAMVAAVAAIAAMAGQIAPRFLAHRFTGWDVFLGYQLPRPPTVASVLTLWRFDSLLGTAGVVLALAYLAAYVRLRHNGNAWPVGRLVAWLAGCVSLVFTTSSGVRAYGSAVFSMHMAEHMILNMFIPVLLVMGGPVTLALRVLPSAGKEQPPGPREWLTWLLHSRVTAFFSNPIIAFVLFVGSPYVVYFTPVFNTLIRYHWGHEFMAVHFLIVGYLFYWAIIGIDPGPRRLPYPGRIGLLFAVMPFHAFFGIALMTMAEPVGQTFYRSLNLPWLPSIIADQHLGGGIAWSLTEVPVIIVIVALVTQWARQDRKDASRGDRHADSDYADDDLEAYNAMLRELSRMRR, encoded by the coding sequence GTGGATAGCGACGTTGCCCGCACGTCCTCGGTGAGGACGGCGGCACTGGCCGGCGGTTTTGTGGCGGTCTTGGTTTTTGTCGCAGTCGCAGTGGCCGGCTACGGCCTGGTCTCCGGCCCGCGGCGCTACGCCGAGGCCGGCAACCCCTATCCGGGTGCCTTCGTCAGCGCGGCCGAACCGGCCGGGTATTTCATCGCGTCGTTGCTGGGCGCCCTGTGTCTGGGCGCATTACTCCTGGTCGTGGTGACGGCGCGGCCGGAATCCGACGGGCTGATCGACGGACCGGCATTCCGGATTCACCTGGTGGCCGAACGGGTTTCGCTCGCCTGGGTGCTGGCCGCCGCAGCCATGGTGGTGATCCAGGCGTCGCACGACACAGGTGTGCGGGCGGGCGCGCTACTGAGCAGCGGGGCGGTGTTCGACGCGATCGGCGTCTCCGAGATGGCCCGCGCCTGGATCGTGGTGGCCGTCTTCGCCCTTCCCGTCGCGATTACACTGCGCCTGAACACGCGTTGGCTCGGCCACGCGGTCCTGCTGGTGCCCACCGTGATCGGCGTCGTGGCCACGGCCGTCACCGGCAATGCGGGTGAGGGGCCCGACCACGATTACGCGACCAGCGCTGCGATCGTTTTCGCGGTCGCGGTGGCCGGCCTGACCGGGCTCAAGGCGGTCGCCGCGCTGACCCGAACCAGCCCCAACCGAGCCGTGCAGGTGCTGCAGGTGGGTTTCGGCGCCTTGGCGGTTACCTACGGCGGGATGCTGCTGTACCTGCTGCTGCCGGACTGGACGTTCGGATCGGATTTCGCGCGCCTGGGACTCATCGCGGGTGCTCTGGTCACCGTTGTGTGGTTGTCGGACTGCTGGTCTCTGCGTCGCGCACTGCCGCCGTTCGCCGGCACGGCCGGTGCGCTGGCCATGGTCGCCGCCGTGGCGGCGATCGCCGCGATGGCCGGCCAGATCGCACCCCGATTCCTCGCGCATCGCTTCACCGGCTGGGATGTGTTCCTCGGCTATCAACTGCCGCGACCACCGACCGTCGCAAGCGTGCTGACGCTGTGGCGTTTCGACAGCCTGCTGGGGACGGCCGGGGTGGTGCTGGCGCTCGCCTATCTGGCGGCCTACGTCCGGTTGCGGCACAATGGAAACGCTTGGCCGGTGGGCAGATTGGTGGCCTGGCTGGCCGGATGTGTGTCGTTGGTGTTCACCACCAGCTCGGGTGTCCGTGCCTACGGATCAGCGGTGTTCAGCATGCACATGGCCGAACACATGATCCTGAACATGTTCATCCCGGTGCTGCTGGTGATGGGTGGCCCGGTCACCCTGGCGCTGCGGGTCTTGCCGTCCGCTGGCAAGGAGCAGCCGCCCGGGCCACGCGAATGGCTGACCTGGCTGTTGCACTCCCGGGTTACGGCGTTCTTCTCGAACCCGATCATCGCCTTCGTCCTGTTCGTCGGCTCGCCCTACGTCGTCTACTTCACGCCGGTGTTCAACACCCTGATCCGCTATCACTGGGGCCACGAGTTCATGGCGGTCCATTTCCTGATCGTCGGTTATCTCTTCTACTGGGCCATCATCGGAATAGACCCGGGCCCGCGCCGGCTGCCCTATCCGGGTCGCATCGGTCTGCTGTTCGCGGTCATGCCGTTCCATGCCTTCTTCGGCATCGCGCTCATGACGATGGCCGAGCCGGTCGGGCAGACCTTCTATCGCTCCCTTAACCTGCCGTGGCTGCCCAGCATCATCGCCGACCAGCATCTCGGCGGCGGCATTGCGTGGAGTCTCACCGAGGTCCCGGTCATCATCGTCATCGTCGCTCTGGTCACCCAGTGGGCGCGGCAGGATCGCAAGGACGCGTCCCGCGGAGATCGGCACGCGGACAGTGATTATGCCGACGACGACCTGGAGGCATACAACGCGATGCTGCGCGAGTTGTCCCGGATGCGCCGCTGA
- a CDS encoding PE family protein, producing MSSLFATPDVIVVAASDLADIGSALSAAHTAAAARTTGVLAAADDEVSAAIAAFFGNHAQEYQALSSHAAAFHDQFVGALNRSAGSFAAAEAANASPLQLALNVINAPTEALLGRPLIGNGADGVAGTGAAGGAGGLLLGNGGNGGSGAAGEAGGAGGAAGLIGNGGLGGLGGAGAAGGHGGAGGQLFGNGGAGGQGGAALAGFNGGNPGHGGTGGDANWFGSGGNGGQGGTGLTGADGVNPTPTGQDAPGNHGTNVNAVGDTTGGAGGPGTPGGPGISGGDGGGAGSASSVKSGTATGGTGGAGGAGGSDGGAGGGGGAGGTGQTDGGRAFGGAGGAGGDGGSGAGSGGVGGIGGNAGTLGGFATGGDGGHGGAGSASTALGGAGGTGGIGGDGGRGGLLVGNGGSGGSGGIGGVGGLGATGGAGADGGGAGGAASRSSGNAFGGNGGGGGDGNTGAIGGAGGTGGAGGNGAAGGMLFGDGGSGGNGGIGGVGGLGGVGGAGGTGGLGGGATAVPTAQQPWAGIGGTGGQGGNGGGGGTGGQGGAGGADGGAGAPGGFIGHAGAAGVAGAGGAGGGGGAGGASGAGGAGGKGSTANGGTGGPGTQGGTGGSGAHG from the coding sequence ATGTCATCGCTGTTTGCAACGCCGGACGTTATCGTGGTCGCGGCGTCGGATCTGGCCGATATCGGCTCGGCTCTGAGCGCGGCCCACACGGCCGCGGCCGCACGCACCACCGGCGTGCTCGCGGCCGCCGATGACGAGGTCTCCGCAGCGATCGCAGCGTTCTTCGGCAATCACGCACAGGAGTACCAGGCACTCAGTAGCCACGCGGCCGCCTTTCATGACCAGTTCGTCGGGGCGCTCAACAGATCCGCGGGGTCATTCGCTGCCGCGGAGGCCGCCAATGCGTCTCCGCTGCAACTCGCGCTGAACGTGATCAACGCGCCGACCGAGGCGTTGCTGGGACGTCCGCTGATCGGGAACGGTGCCGACGGGGTGGCCGGAACCGGAGCCGCCGGCGGGGCGGGCGGCCTGTTGCTCGGGAACGGGGGCAATGGCGGATCCGGCGCGGCGGGCGAGGCCGGTGGTGCCGGCGGGGCCGCAGGTTTGATCGGCAACGGCGGTCTCGGCGGGCTGGGAGGAGCGGGCGCGGCGGGCGGCCATGGTGGGGCCGGTGGGCAGTTGTTCGGTAACGGTGGTGCGGGCGGCCAGGGTGGCGCCGCGCTGGCGGGGTTCAACGGCGGCAACCCCGGACACGGCGGTACCGGCGGCGACGCCAACTGGTTCGGCTCCGGTGGCAACGGCGGCCAAGGCGGTACCGGCCTGACCGGCGCAGACGGCGTCAATCCCACCCCAACGGGGCAGGACGCTCCAGGCAACCACGGAACGAACGTCAACGCTGTAGGCGACACCACCGGCGGTGCCGGTGGCCCGGGTACGCCCGGCGGCCCGGGAATCAGCGGTGGCGACGGAGGCGGGGCGGGAAGCGCCTCGTCCGTGAAATCGGGTACCGCTACGGGCGGCACAGGAGGTGCCGGCGGGGCGGGCGGTTCCGATGGTGGCGCAGGCGGCGGCGGAGGTGCCGGAGGTACGGGACAGACCGACGGCGGCCGCGCCTTCGGAGGTGCCGGCGGGGCCGGCGGTGACGGGGGCAGCGGCGCCGGTTCTGGTGGAGTCGGAGGAATCGGCGGCAACGCGGGAACCCTCGGCGGCTTCGCCACCGGCGGCGACGGAGGTCACGGCGGCGCCGGAAGCGCCAGCACCGCCCTCGGCGGCGCCGGCGGCACCGGCGGAATCGGGGGCGACGGTGGCCGCGGCGGCCTACTGGTAGGCAACGGAGGCTCAGGTGGCAGCGGGGGCATCGGCGGAGTAGGTGGCCTCGGCGCTACGGGCGGCGCCGGCGCGGATGGAGGAGGGGCCGGAGGCGCGGCAAGCCGATCGTCGGGTAACGCGTTCGGCGGCAACGGGGGTGGCGGCGGGGACGGCAACACCGGTGCCATCGGCGGCGCAGGGGGCACCGGGGGCGCCGGCGGTAACGGCGCTGCCGGCGGAATGCTTTTCGGTGACGGCGGCAGCGGCGGTAACGGCGGTATAGGCGGAGTCGGCGGACTTGGCGGCGTCGGTGGCGCTGGTGGTACCGGCGGCTTGGGCGGTGGTGCCACTGCGGTTCCGACCGCGCAGCAGCCTTGGGCGGGTATCGGCGGTACCGGCGGCCAAGGGGGTAACGGCGGAGGCGGCGGTACCGGCGGTCAAGGGGGCGCGGGCGGCGCGGACGGGGGCGCGGGCGCGCCGGGTGGCTTCATCGGCCACGCGGGCGCAGCAGGTGTTGCCGGAGCCGGTGGGGCCGGCGGAGGCGGCGGCGCCGGCGGTGCCTCCGGAGCCGGTGGGGCCGGTGGCAAAGGATCCACAGCCAACGGTGGGACCGGTGGCCCCGGCACCCAGGGCGGCACGGGCGGATCCGGCGCTCACGGCTGA
- a CDS encoding heavy-metal-associated domain-containing protein gives MAEQTFSVTGLHCGGCVATITTALTELKPVTAVSIDLNTEGESAVHVSTNVELTREQVQTALKGEGNFTVVG, from the coding sequence ATGGCCGAACAGACCTTTTCCGTGACCGGGTTGCACTGTGGCGGGTGTGTGGCGACCATCACCACCGCGTTGACCGAGTTGAAGCCGGTGACGGCGGTCAGCATCGACCTGAACACCGAAGGTGAATCCGCCGTGCACGTTTCGACGAACGTCGAGCTGACCCGCGAGCAGGTTCAGACCGCGCTGAAGGGCGAGGGAAACTTCACCGTCGTCGGTTAG
- a CDS encoding heavy metal translocating P-type ATPase — MATPLVENSERQRVRLDVSGMSCAACASRVETKLNKVPGVRASVNFATRVATIDTVDVPVDELCDVVAQAGYQAVPHTESSPPARGQDPDARHARSLLRRLLVAAVLFVPLADLSSMMAIVPSARFTGWGFVLAALAAPIVTWAAWPFHSVALRNARHRTASMETLISVGITAATVWSLATVFVPKQPRQTHGVWQAILHSDAIYLEVAAGVTVFVLAGRYFEARAKSKAAGALRALAALGARNVAVLLEDGSELVIPAGELKKRQRFVTRPGETIAADGIVVEGSAAIDTSAMTGEAKPVRAHPDAAVVGGTVVLDGRLIIEATAVGADTQFAAMVRLVEEAQAQKARAQRLADRISAVFVPVVFAIALSAGAAWLISGAGAERAFSVTLGVLVIACPCALGLATPTAMMVASGRGAQLGIFIKGYRALETVHGIDTVVFDKTGSLTVGQLSVSAVTTTGGYDDDTVLGLAAAVEAASEHAVATAIVSGSPDPLPVKDFVAVAGCGVAGVVDGRRVEVGKPSWITRDAPSDHLLDSARRDGESRGETVVFVSVDGLPCAAVAIADTVKESAPDAVAALHRRGMRTVLLTGDNKSAAEAVAARVGIETVVAEVLPQGKVDAIERLRAEGRTVAMVGDGINDGPALACADLGLAIGRGTDVAIGAADIILVRDDLDIVPQSLDLARATMRTIRMNMVWAFGYNVAAIPVAAAGLLNPLIAGAAMAFSSFFVVSNSLRLRNFGSRPARRE; from the coding sequence GTGGCGACGCCGCTGGTGGAGAACTCCGAGCGGCAGCGCGTCCGGCTCGATGTTTCCGGGATGTCCTGTGCGGCGTGCGCGAGCCGGGTCGAGACCAAGCTGAACAAGGTTCCCGGCGTGCGCGCGTCGGTGAACTTCGCTACCCGGGTGGCCACGATCGATACCGTCGACGTCCCTGTCGACGAGCTCTGCGACGTGGTTGCCCAGGCCGGTTATCAGGCGGTTCCACACACCGAGTCCTCACCGCCGGCCCGCGGCCAGGACCCCGACGCCCGCCACGCCCGCAGCCTGCTGCGCCGGTTGCTGGTCGCCGCGGTGTTGTTCGTGCCGCTGGCCGACCTGTCCAGCATGATGGCGATCGTGCCGAGCGCCCGGTTCACCGGGTGGGGCTTTGTGTTGGCCGCGCTGGCGGCGCCGATCGTGACCTGGGCGGCGTGGCCTTTCCACTCCGTCGCGCTGCGCAATGCGCGGCACCGGACGGCGTCGATGGAGACGCTGATCTCGGTCGGTATCACGGCTGCCACCGTCTGGTCGCTGGCGACGGTGTTCGTCCCCAAGCAGCCTCGTCAGACGCACGGAGTCTGGCAGGCGATCCTGCACAGCGACGCGATCTACCTCGAAGTCGCGGCCGGAGTGACGGTGTTCGTGCTGGCGGGTCGTTACTTCGAGGCGCGCGCCAAGTCGAAGGCCGCCGGCGCGCTGCGCGCCCTGGCCGCTCTCGGCGCCAGAAATGTGGCGGTGCTGCTGGAGGACGGTTCAGAGCTGGTCATCCCGGCCGGTGAGCTCAAGAAGCGCCAGCGCTTCGTGACGCGGCCGGGCGAGACGATCGCCGCCGACGGAATCGTGGTTGAGGGATCCGCGGCGATCGACACCAGTGCCATGACCGGCGAGGCCAAACCGGTGCGCGCCCATCCGGATGCCGCCGTGGTGGGCGGCACCGTGGTGCTCGACGGCCGGCTGATCATCGAAGCCACCGCCGTGGGCGCCGACACGCAGTTCGCCGCCATGGTGCGCCTGGTCGAAGAGGCTCAGGCGCAGAAGGCCCGCGCACAGCGCCTCGCCGATCGGATCTCTGCGGTGTTCGTTCCCGTGGTGTTCGCCATTGCACTGTCGGCCGGCGCGGCCTGGCTGATCAGCGGTGCGGGCGCGGAGCGCGCCTTCTCGGTGACGCTCGGCGTGCTGGTGATCGCCTGCCCGTGCGCGCTCGGGCTGGCGACCCCGACCGCGATGATGGTCGCCTCGGGCCGGGGCGCCCAGCTGGGAATCTTCATCAAGGGCTATCGCGCGCTGGAGACCGTGCACGGCATCGACACCGTCGTGTTCGACAAGACCGGCTCGCTGACCGTCGGCCAACTGAGCGTGAGCGCGGTGACGACCACGGGCGGGTATGACGACGACACGGTCTTGGGCCTCGCCGCAGCGGTGGAAGCGGCCTCCGAGCACGCGGTGGCAACAGCGATCGTGTCCGGATCGCCGGATCCGTTGCCGGTCAAAGATTTTGTCGCGGTCGCCGGCTGCGGTGTCGCGGGAGTCGTCGACGGGCGGCGGGTCGAAGTCGGCAAGCCGTCCTGGATCACCCGGGATGCGCCGAGCGACCACCTCCTCGATTCGGCCCGGCGGGACGGCGAATCCCGGGGTGAGACAGTCGTTTTCGTATCGGTTGACGGGCTGCCGTGCGCGGCGGTGGCCATCGCCGACACGGTGAAGGAGTCGGCTCCGGACGCGGTCGCCGCGCTGCACCGGCGCGGGATGCGGACGGTGCTGCTCACCGGCGACAACAAGTCCGCCGCCGAGGCCGTCGCCGCCCGGGTGGGCATCGAGACGGTGGTCGCCGAGGTGTTGCCGCAAGGCAAGGTCGACGCGATCGAGCGGTTGCGCGCCGAGGGCCGGACGGTGGCGATGGTGGGCGACGGCATCAACGACGGACCCGCATTGGCGTGCGCGGACCTGGGACTGGCGATAGGCCGGGGCACCGACGTCGCGATCGGAGCGGCCGACATCATCCTGGTGCGCGACGACCTGGACATCGTGCCGCAGTCGCTGGACCTGGCGCGCGCGACCATGCGGACCATCCGGATGAACATGGTGTGGGCGTTCGGCTACAACGTGGCGGCCATCCCCGTTGCCGCCGCCGGCCTGCTCAATCCCCTGATCGCCGGTGCCGCGATGGCCTTCTCGTCGTTCTTCGTGGTGTCAAACAGCCTGCGGCTGCGCAACTTTGGCAGCCGACCTGCTCGTCGAGAGTGA
- a CDS encoding adenylate/guanylate cyclase domain-containing protein yields the protein MAQAPRTRYATCGEVDIAYQVFGDAPLDLLVLPGPSIPIDTVDAEPSMYRFHRRLASFARVIRYDQRGIGLSSRVSSPDMIGPKHWAKDAIAVMNAVGCERATILAPGFTTMTGLVLAADYPERVSSLVCINGAARTLRADDYPIGRELVDSDPFTTIAIEPDAVEQGFDILSIIAPSVADDNAFRAWWDMAGNRAASPSMARAIINAVRLADVRDTLPRITAPTLVLHRDNRGFSPIEHGRYLADQIAGARMIELPGEDTLYWVGDAAGMLDEIEEFVTGVRGGGDAERVLTTIVFTDIVGSTQRAAALGDYRWRDLLDNHDTIVRHEIQRFGGREVNTAGDGFVATFTSPSAALACGDAVIEAVRVLGIEIRVGIHAGEVEVRGSEKTDVAGMAVHIAARVGSLAGPSEVLVSSTVRDIVTGSRHRFVGRGERELKGVPGQWSVCALVRERATVSS from the coding sequence GTGGCGCAGGCTCCCCGGACTCGCTATGCCACCTGCGGCGAAGTGGACATCGCCTATCAGGTGTTCGGCGACGCCCCCCTGGACCTGCTGGTGCTTCCCGGTCCCTCCATCCCGATCGACACCGTCGACGCCGAGCCGTCGATGTACCGGTTCCATCGGCGGCTGGCGTCGTTCGCCCGGGTGATCCGCTACGACCAGCGTGGCATCGGGCTGTCGTCGCGGGTTTCGTCGCCGGACATGATCGGGCCGAAACACTGGGCCAAGGACGCGATCGCGGTGATGAACGCCGTCGGGTGCGAGCGGGCGACGATCCTGGCGCCGGGTTTCACCACCATGACCGGCCTGGTCCTGGCGGCCGACTATCCCGAGCGCGTCAGCAGCCTGGTCTGCATCAACGGCGCCGCCCGGACACTGCGCGCGGACGATTACCCGATCGGCCGCGAGCTCGTCGACTCGGACCCTTTCACCACCATCGCCATCGAGCCCGACGCCGTGGAGCAGGGCTTCGACATTCTGAGCATCATCGCGCCGTCGGTCGCCGACGACAACGCCTTCCGGGCGTGGTGGGACATGGCCGGCAATCGGGCCGCGTCACCCAGCATGGCCCGGGCGATCATCAACGCGGTCCGGCTCGCCGACGTGCGCGACACCCTGCCGCGCATCACGGCGCCGACTCTTGTCCTGCATCGGGACAACCGGGGCTTCAGCCCGATCGAACACGGCCGGTACCTCGCCGACCAGATCGCCGGAGCACGAATGATCGAGCTTCCCGGCGAGGACACCTTGTACTGGGTGGGCGATGCCGCCGGCATGCTCGATGAGATCGAGGAATTCGTCACCGGCGTGCGGGGCGGCGGCGATGCCGAACGCGTACTGACCACGATCGTGTTCACCGACATCGTGGGCTCGACGCAGCGGGCCGCCGCGCTGGGCGACTACCGGTGGCGCGACCTGCTCGACAACCACGACACCATCGTCCGCCACGAGATCCAGCGGTTCGGCGGGCGCGAGGTCAACACCGCCGGCGACGGTTTCGTTGCCACGTTCACCAGCCCCAGTGCCGCGCTGGCCTGCGGCGACGCCGTCATTGAGGCGGTGCGCGTGCTGGGTATCGAGATCCGGGTGGGCATCCACGCCGGCGAAGTCGAAGTGCGCGGCTCCGAGAAAACCGACGTGGCGGGGATGGCCGTTCACATCGCCGCACGCGTGGGCTCGCTGGCCGGGCCCAGCGAGGTGCTGGTCTCCTCGACAGTGCGCGACATCGTGACCGGGTCGCGGCACCGGTTCGTCGGCCGCGGCGAACGTGAGCTCAAAGGCGTGCCCGGGCAGTGGAGCGTGTGCGCGCTCGTCCGCGAACGCGCGACCGTCAGCTCCTGA
- a CDS encoding TetR/AcrR family transcriptional regulator, translating into MATRGPGTSTASVEDTILDTARSVFETYGVRRANIEDVAARAGVSRSTIYRRFPTKDELFEAVVRREAALFFTTLDQATTGCSPQEAVVEAFTLGVRLIGDSPLYSRIAESEPELFGMFSRSDVFPIGQFADGIAHTLRRCGVGIPDADLANIADILLRVAVGIIVFPTDRLDTSDQAAVRAYAARYLVPIISA; encoded by the coding sequence ATGGCGACGAGGGGTCCGGGCACCAGTACCGCGTCCGTCGAGGACACCATCCTGGACACCGCGCGCTCCGTCTTCGAGACCTACGGGGTGCGCCGCGCGAACATCGAAGACGTCGCCGCTCGGGCCGGGGTCAGCCGCAGCACCATCTACCGTCGGTTCCCGACCAAAGACGAGTTGTTCGAGGCCGTGGTGCGGCGCGAGGCGGCGCTGTTCTTCACCACACTCGACCAGGCCACTACCGGCTGCAGCCCACAAGAGGCCGTCGTCGAGGCGTTCACCCTCGGGGTGCGCCTGATCGGAGACTCGCCGCTGTATTCGCGCATCGCCGAGAGCGAGCCCGAACTGTTCGGGATGTTCTCGCGTTCGGACGTCTTTCCGATCGGTCAGTTCGCCGACGGCATCGCCCACACGCTTCGGCGCTGTGGTGTCGGCATCCCCGACGCCGACCTTGCCAACATCGCAGACATCCTGCTGCGGGTTGCCGTGGGCATCATCGTGTTTCCCACCGACCGCCTCGACACCTCGGACCAGGCTGCGGTCCGGGCGTACGCCGCGCGCTACCTGGTCCCGATCATCAGCGCGTAG
- a CDS encoding oxygenase MpaB family protein: MTTGFDTGVREAAPVVVDEIDDAAPVLGPDSLIWKFYGDYRTQLFGFQRVAGTENCIEQLAQGVLDHSVVFSDTLGRAKRTAPPLMKTVYSEDPHKWGRTVRDFHKPIKGTVADGSRYHALNPELFYWAHATFVDQVLYNADTFIRRLSHAEKEQIFAESKVWYSLYGVSDRGQPQTYDEFVEYWDGMLDRFVPHKTVLYGTGYIRKGLPGPRRIPRPIWRILSAPVNAYARLVIAGTCPPQMREVCNLAWDDKKEKRFQRFAAAMRALNPLINRLPVRLVYASWAADAWKRAGVDPRRLHN, translated from the coding sequence ATGACGACTGGTTTTGACACCGGTGTTCGGGAGGCGGCGCCCGTCGTCGTCGACGAGATCGACGACGCGGCGCCCGTCCTGGGCCCGGATTCGCTGATCTGGAAGTTCTACGGCGATTACCGGACGCAGCTGTTCGGATTTCAGCGCGTCGCCGGCACGGAGAACTGCATCGAGCAGCTCGCACAGGGTGTGCTCGACCATTCGGTGGTGTTCAGCGACACGTTGGGCAGGGCGAAGCGCACGGCGCCGCCGCTGATGAAAACGGTCTACTCCGAGGACCCGCACAAGTGGGGTCGGACCGTGCGGGACTTCCACAAGCCGATCAAAGGCACCGTCGCGGACGGTTCCCGCTACCACGCCTTAAATCCCGAGCTGTTCTACTGGGCGCACGCCACCTTCGTCGACCAGGTTCTCTACAACGCCGACACGTTCATTCGGCGCCTGTCGCACGCGGAGAAGGAGCAGATCTTCGCCGAGAGCAAGGTCTGGTACTCCCTGTACGGCGTCAGCGACCGGGGCCAGCCGCAGACCTACGACGAGTTCGTCGAATACTGGGACGGCATGCTTGACCGGTTCGTGCCGCACAAGACCGTTTTGTACGGCACCGGCTACATCCGCAAAGGACTCCCGGGTCCGCGCCGGATTCCCCGCCCGATCTGGCGGATCCTGTCGGCGCCGGTGAACGCCTACGCCCGGCTGGTGATCGCCGGGACCTGCCCTCCGCAGATGCGCGAGGTGTGCAACCTGGCCTGGGATGACAAGAAGGAAAAGCGTTTTCAGCGGTTCGCCGCCGCGATGCGGGCGCTGAATCCGCTGATCAACCGGCTGCCCGTACGGCTGGTCTACGCCTCCTGGGCTGCCGACGCCTGGAAGCGTGCGGGTGTCGATCCGCGCCGGCTGCACAATTAG
- a CDS encoding SDR family NAD(P)-dependent oxidoreductase: protein MNLVLQAIDSAASRLANPARESDPDKLRDAVSGKTVLVTGASYGIGEATARKLAAAGAKVLIVARSADRLEDVAASINTGGGQAVVYPTDLSDEAAVSELTKQITEHHGPLDIIVSNAGKSLRRSLHEQYDRPHDFQRTIDINYLGPIWLLLGLLPAMRENGRGHLVNVSSVGVRVVPGPQWGAYQASKGAFDRWLRSVAPELHVDGIDVSTIYFALVRTRMIEPTPVLGRLPGLTPDEAAEAVAKVIIERPRTNEPPWVWPAEIASVLLAGPAERAARLWYSRFFAESGLPPVTKEARS, encoded by the coding sequence ATGAATCTTGTCTTGCAGGCGATTGATTCGGCTGCCAGCAGGTTGGCGAACCCGGCGCGCGAGTCCGATCCCGACAAGCTGCGCGACGCGGTCTCGGGCAAGACGGTGCTGGTCACCGGCGCGTCCTACGGGATCGGGGAGGCGACGGCACGCAAGCTGGCGGCGGCCGGAGCGAAGGTGCTGATCGTCGCCCGGTCGGCCGATCGCCTGGAAGACGTCGCGGCCTCGATCAATACCGGCGGAGGACAGGCCGTCGTCTATCCGACCGACCTCAGCGATGAGGCCGCAGTCAGCGAGCTGACCAAGCAGATCACCGAGCATCACGGGCCGCTCGACATCATCGTGAGCAACGCCGGCAAGTCGTTGCGCCGGTCGTTGCACGAGCAGTACGACCGCCCGCACGACTTCCAGCGCACCATCGACATCAACTACCTGGGACCGATCTGGCTACTGCTCGGGTTGCTCCCGGCGATGCGGGAGAACGGCCGCGGGCACCTGGTGAACGTCTCGAGCGTCGGCGTAAGGGTGGTACCTGGGCCGCAATGGGGCGCCTACCAGGCATCCAAAGGCGCTTTCGACCGCTGGTTGCGCAGCGTCGCGCCGGAACTGCACGTGGACGGCATCGACGTCTCGACGATCTACTTCGCGCTGGTCCGCACCCGGATGATCGAACCGACGCCGGTGCTCGGCCGGCTGCCGGGCCTGACCCCCGACGAGGCCGCCGAAGCGGTCGCAAAGGTCATCATCGAGCGGCCCCGCACCAACGAGCCGCCCTGGGTGTGGCCGGCCGAGATCGCCTCGGTGCTGCTGGCCGGGCCCGCCGAACGGGCCGCACGGCTGTGGTACAGCCGGTTCTTCGCCGAATCCGGCTTGCCGCCGGTCACAAAGGAAGCCCGGTCGTGA